The Chitinophaga sp. H8 genome contains a region encoding:
- the queG gene encoding tRNA epoxyqueuosine(34) reductase QueG produces the protein MLQTEKNTAFIKQLAAELGFDHCGIAAATQLDEDAYRLENWLNKGMHGTMKYMENYFDKRIDPRKLVDNAQSVITLLMNYFPAQQQRPDAPQVAKYAYGADYHEVIRDKLKTMLLRMEEQIGAVHGRGFVDSAPVLERSWATRSGLGWIGKNGNLIHKQAGSYFFIATLIIDLPLCYDGPVADYCGSCTRCLDACPTGALVSPGVVDGSRCISYFTIELKELVIPDHMQGKFENWMFGCDICQDVCPWNRFAKPHTEIQFTPIPAILNFSTKDWEEMTEAAFRQLFKNSPMKRSKFAGIRRNLQFLEKKGSPSSGNP, from the coding sequence ATGTTACAGACCGAAAAAAATACGGCCTTTATAAAGCAGCTGGCTGCCGAACTGGGATTTGATCATTGCGGTATAGCCGCAGCTACGCAGCTCGATGAAGACGCTTACCGTCTGGAAAACTGGTTGAATAAAGGCATGCATGGTACGATGAAGTACATGGAGAATTACTTTGACAAAAGAATAGATCCACGTAAGCTGGTAGACAATGCCCAGTCAGTTATCACCCTGCTCATGAATTATTTCCCTGCTCAGCAACAACGCCCGGATGCACCACAGGTTGCCAAATATGCCTATGGTGCTGATTATCACGAAGTAATCCGCGACAAGCTAAAGACCATGCTCCTGCGCATGGAAGAGCAGATAGGTGCAGTCCATGGCCGGGGATTTGTGGATTCGGCACCTGTACTGGAACGTAGCTGGGCTACCCGCAGCGGGTTGGGCTGGATAGGCAAAAATGGTAATCTGATCCATAAGCAGGCGGGGTCCTACTTCTTTATCGCTACCCTCATTATCGATTTACCCTTGTGTTATGATGGCCCTGTGGCCGACTACTGCGGTTCGTGTACCCGTTGCCTCGATGCCTGCCCCACAGGCGCCCTGGTATCTCCGGGTGTGGTAGATGGCAGCCGTTGTATCTCCTATTTTACAATTGAGTTAAAAGAGCTGGTCATTCCGGATCATATGCAGGGTAAGTTTGAAAACTGGATGTTTGGCTGCGATATCTGTCAGGATGTATGTCCATGGAACCGCTTTGCCAAACCTCATACAGAAATACAGTTTACCCCCATTCCGGCCATACTTAACTTCAGTACCAAAGACTGGGAAGAAATGACAGAGGCAGCTTTCAGACAACTTTTCAAAAACTCGCCGATGAAGCGTTCCAAATTTGCCGGTATCCGCAGAAATCTCCAATTCCTTGAAAAAAAAGGAAGTCCCTCCTCCGGCAACCCATAA
- a CDS encoding RBBP9/YdeN family alpha/beta hydrolase, with the protein MDIQVLTAPGLGGSGPLHWQSLWEEAEPGFVRINQDNWQAPVCSQWVNSIEQAVALAGPQVVIAAHSLACIALAYWAQQTKLIIRGALLVAPADTERPAFPPEATGFQPIPLQQLPFNSIVVSSTNDEYITLERAAFLAQCWGSRFVNTGPQGHINAASNLGDWPKGKKLLKELLQNWQTL; encoded by the coding sequence ATGGACATACAAGTTTTGACAGCTCCTGGCTTAGGCGGCTCAGGTCCTTTGCACTGGCAAAGCCTCTGGGAAGAAGCTGAACCAGGATTTGTGCGTATTAACCAGGACAACTGGCAGGCCCCGGTTTGCAGCCAATGGGTAAACAGTATAGAGCAGGCAGTTGCCCTGGCAGGCCCGCAGGTGGTGATAGCTGCACATAGCCTGGCTTGTATTGCGCTCGCCTACTGGGCACAACAAACAAAGCTTATTATCAGGGGAGCCTTACTGGTGGCACCAGCAGATACAGAACGCCCCGCTTTTCCACCGGAGGCAACAGGCTTTCAGCCCATCCCGCTACAACAGCTCCCTTTCAACAGCATTGTAGTCAGCAGTACCAATGATGAATATATTACCCTGGAAAGAGCCGCCTTCCTGGCACAATGCTGGGGAAGCCGGTTTGTAAATACCGGTCCCCAAGGCCATATTAATGCCGCCTCTAACCTGGGAGACTGGCCCAAAGGGAAAAAACTCCTGAAAGAACTTTTACAGAACTGGCAAACGCTTTGA